The Archocentrus centrarchus isolate MPI-CPG fArcCen1 chromosome 13, fArcCen1, whole genome shotgun sequence genomic interval cttggcaaccactgtATTTTGGAGGTGAACGCGCTCTCAtgtagcgtaaatgaaatctctggtcataaggAGTGTTttcgagctgtgctgtgttgttgaaactgagcagaataacatgaaacacaattagttaatctctatttgcttttaattgagatATTTTGTAACAAGCAGACCGACATTAAACTTAGCAGTGAATCTTTTAATCTGTTAACTGGCTGAACctaaatcacctgaaaaaactacgccctctggttattattctTAAGAAAAGTTCAGATTTTCAGTGTATTCAGGATGTGCTTTCGGATTTCTGCGGTTCTGATGCCGTAGATGATCGGGTTGAAACAACTTGGAAAGAACAGGTACATTATGCTGAAGAAAATCCTAACGCCTGCAGGGAGGTTGTTTCTTATTCGATATGACAGGAAAGCTGTGAGTACGATGATCAGACTAACAGTCATGACCACGATGTGGGTCACACAGGTGTGAAGAGCTTTGGCTCTTGATTTTCCTGAACTCAGCACAGAACTGAATATAACAATGTAAGAGGCAGTGATGAGGAAGAAGTCAGTCACAGGGACTAAGAACACTAAAATCAAAGCAACCACACTATTGATGGTGGTGCTTCCACAGGCCAGCTCCACCAAGGCCATGTGCTCACAGAAACAATGGTTTATCACATTTCTGGAACAGAACGATACCTTTCCAGCCAGAATCACCACCACCAAGACAGTGATCAGATTTCTGATGAAAAGTGGGATGACAAATTTGAGAAATCTTGGTAAAGCCATTTGTTTGTGATAGTAGAGAGGGGTGCAGATGGCAAAGTAACGATCCAGAGCCATCCACAGCAGCAGACTGCACTGAAAGGCTCctaacaaatgaacaaaatacaTCTGAACAAGGCAGCCGGTCAAAGAGATTCCTCTCCAATCAAACAGGAAGCTCAGCAGCATGTGGGGAAGAAAGAACAGAGGCAGGCTCAGGT includes:
- the LOC115790995 gene encoding olfactory receptor 52N2-like, whose translation is MEALKENISSHTYFFLDGFGELGALRPFLFIPFSFMFAVSLFANFLLLYVIISQKSLHSPMYILIAAMSCIDLSLPLFFLPHMLLSFLFDWRGISLTGCLVQMYFVHLLGAFQCSLLLWMALDRYFAICTPLYYHKQMALPRFLKFVIPLFIRNLITVLVVVILAGKVSFCSRNVINHCFCEHMALVELACGSTTINSVVALILVFLVPVTDFFLITASYIVIFSSVLSSGKSRAKALHTCVTHIVVMTVSLIIVLTAFLSYRIRNNLPAGVRIFFSIMYLFFPSCFNPIIYGIRTAEIRKHILKFLNNKNIFHIIK